Below is a window of Flavobacterium cyclinae DNA.
AGGTGAAAACTATTATTGGCTAAAAAAATATGATGAATCTGAATATAATTTAAAAAAAGTTATTTATAGTAATAGTTTTTTAAAAGATAAAGCTCTTTTGTTTTTAGGACATCTTTACAAAAATAAAAAAGATACCATCAAAGCAGATTTTTATTACAATGAGGCATGTGAAATGGGAAATGAGTATGCATGCAATAATATAAATAAAAAAGATGAAAAAAATAATTCTAATGGAGCAATGGAACTTTTAAAAAAATATAGAGGCAAATATGAAGTTGAAATAAAAACTTATATACAAAACAATGAAAATTGGGAATTATCAAATAATGAAAATGGTAAGATTTATTTAGATTTACAATGGATTTATATTTTAAAAGACGGAATGGACAAGCCTTTGTCAAGAGAATTAGAATTTAAACAAATTTACAATAATAGATATGCTTTTTATAGTGAATATGGATACACTGAAATATTTCCTGATTTTAGTTATGTATATTTTTATGATTCCAAAAACTCGAAAATTTACTATGTTTATAAAATTATAAAAAGAATAGACTAAAGGATGATTGAATATCAAAATTACATAAAATTTGATGAGGACTTTGTTATGGATAATATAGATAACAAAATTTTATGTCTTGCCATAAAAAATATTATTGATTTTAAAAAAAGACTTCCTAAAGTTGACATAAAATATATTAGTTTAACTAAAAGATTTGAAAAAATAGATGATAACATTTTAAATAGTTTGTTAAAAGATATTTGTAAATATTTTGTAAATGATTCACCACCATCAATTGAAGATATTTTCATTCAACAACATTTTGAAGTTGCTTTTTTAAATAATCAATCAAATAAATTATCAAATGATGATAAAATATTAAGACTTAAAGATTATTCACCTATACTTGGATACAAGGACAAAGAAGAAATATTTAAAAATGATGTTAATTTTTATTTATTTAATAATTTAAACTCTTAACAATAATTGGTCGTTTTTGAGAGGTTATTTTCTAAAAACTTTATGTTTTAAAGCTAAAGTACAATTTTCTTAAGAGAGTATTTAGTTAATAATTCAAAATTTAGTAAATTTGTAATTTTATAAATAAATGAAAATCAATAAATTAACAGAATAATAACATGAAATATGTCAGACGATAAGAAAGTCATTTTCTCCATGCAAAAAGTAAGCAAAGCTTACCAAGGAAGTGATAAACAAGTTTTAAAAAATATCTATTTGAGTTTCTTTTACGGAGCTAAAATTGGTATTTTAGGTTTAAATGGTTCAGGAAAATCTTCTTTATTGAAGATTATTGCTGGAGTTGATAAAAACTATCAAGGAGATGTAGTTTTTGCACCAGGATATACAGTAGGATATTTAGAGCAAGAACCTAAATTAGACGAAACTAAAACCGTAATAGAAGTAGTTCGTGAAGGAGCTGCTGAAATCTTTGCATTATTAGAAGAGTTCAATAAAATCAATGACGATTTTGGTTTGCCTGAAGTGTATGAAGATGCCGATAAAATGCAAAAACTTATGGATCGTCAGGCTGAGCTACAAGATAAAATTGATGCTTGCGGCGCTTGGGAAATTGATAATAAGTTAGAAATTGCAATGGATGCGCTACGTACTCCAGAAGCAGATACTCCAATTAATGTGCTATCAGGTGGTGAAAAACGACGTGTAGCTTTATGTCGCTTATTATTACAACAACCAGATGTTTTGTTATTAGATGAGCCAACTAACCACTTGGATGCAGAATCGGTTCTTTGGTTAGAGCAACATTTACAACAATACGCTGGAACCGTTATTGCAGTAACGCACGACCGTTATTTCTTAGACAATGTAGCAGGTTGGATTTTAGAATTAGATAGAGGAGAAGGTATTCCTTGGAAAGGAAATTATTCTTCTTGGTTAGACCAAAAAGCGAAACGTTTAGAGCAAGAAGAAAAAGTGGCTTCAAAACGTAGAAAAACCTTAGAACGTGAGTTGGATTGGGTTCGTCAAGGTGCAAAAGGGCGTCAAACCAAACAAAAAGCGCGTTTACAGAACTATGATAAATTATT
It encodes the following:
- the ettA gene encoding energy-dependent translational throttle protein EttA encodes the protein MSDDKKVIFSMQKVSKAYQGSDKQVLKNIYLSFFYGAKIGILGLNGSGKSSLLKIIAGVDKNYQGDVVFAPGYTVGYLEQEPKLDETKTVIEVVREGAAEIFALLEEFNKINDDFGLPEVYEDADKMQKLMDRQAELQDKIDACGAWEIDNKLEIAMDALRTPEADTPINVLSGGEKRRVALCRLLLQQPDVLLLDEPTNHLDAESVLWLEQHLQQYAGTVIAVTHDRYFLDNVAGWILELDRGEGIPWKGNYSSWLDQKAKRLEQEEKVASKRRKTLERELDWVRQGAKGRQTKQKARLQNYDKLLNEDQKELDEKLEIYIPNGPRLGTNVIEAKNVAKAFGDKLLYDDLNFVLPQAGIVGIIGPNGAGKSTIFRMIMGEETPDGGSFTIGDTVKIAYVDQSHANIDVNKSIWENFCDGQELIMMGGRQVNSRAYLSRFNFGGSDQNKKVATLSGGERNRLHLAMTLKEEGNVLLLDEPTNDLDVNTLRALEEGLENFAGCAVIISHDRWFLDRVCTHILAFEGDSQVYFFEGSFSEYEENKKKRLGKDVVPTRIKYKKLTR